One window of the Hemitrygon akajei chromosome 5, sHemAka1.3, whole genome shotgun sequence genome contains the following:
- the LOC140727729 gene encoding butyrophilin subfamily 1 member A1-like, which produces MMYISALVCSLLLVPVDAFKVACEHEPAAEIGKDITFKCTFDCNGHCTPAVKWEKKAGSEILYEYKESKSDFSNQHANYSKRIQVDENSINNGKAFLTLKKVHLWDEGDYSFFVSTDGGYKEVSVHLSVWASTDGIHVFWDSNSNVLSCRSSGWYPAPDVMWKDKHGNALPADDEIKLRESDGYFNVTNDLKIIDKMNHYICSKMHKWMAEPKQTRVIFSDGNHLISVDNGEKPSDL; this is translated from the exons ATGATGTACATCTCAGCACTGGTGTGTTCCTTGTTGCTTGTTCCTGTTG ATGCATTCAAAGTTGCGTGTGAGCACGAACCAGCTGCAGAAATTGGAAAAGATATCACGTTCAAATGTACATTTGATTGCAATGGTCATTGTACTCCAGCAGTGAAATGGGAGAAGAAAGCTGGCTCTGAAATTTTGTATGAGTACAAAGAAAGTAAAAGTGATTTCAGCAACCAGCATGCCAACTACTCAAAAAGAATTCAAGTTGATGAAAATTCAATTAATAACGGCAAAGCATTTCTTACATTGAAGAAGGTTCATCTTTGGGATGAAGGAGATTACTCGTTCTTTGTTAGCACTGATGGTGGATATAAAGAAGTATCTGTTCATCTGTCTGTTTGGG CTAGTACAGATGGCATCCATGTTTTCTGGGATTCCAATTCAAATGTGCTGTCATGCCGGTCTTCAGGGTGGTACCCTGCTCCAGACGTTATGTGGAAGGACAAGCATGGGAATGCATTGCCAGCGGATGATGAAATAAAATTGAGAGAAAGTGATGGATATTTCAACGTGACGAATGATTTGAAAATAATTGACAAAATGAATCACTACATCTGCTCCAAGATGCATAAATGGATGGCGGAGCCTAAGCAGACTCGAGTGATATTTTCAG ATGGAAATCACCTTATCAGTGTGGATAATGGAGAGAAGCCATCAGATTTATAA